In Silene latifolia isolate original U9 population chromosome 3, ASM4854445v1, whole genome shotgun sequence, a single window of DNA contains:
- the LOC141649017 gene encoding uncharacterized protein LOC141649017 — protein MDPDNPNLLQSLIEALQNLLELSPRGTARRGEQSREEFKVSELPEFVGGTDPEDYLEWERKIERMFEFKDLDDEKCFKVKRARAGKEKISSWESLKRKLRKRYAPATYRLTTYRKIAELTEERSSVSDYINEFENLTLMGGLEESEDLKMARFLRGLNRNIANSVELQSYADFDSLCNLCLKVEAQGKAKLTPTHGEGSRSWRSEGQSKGSPSSRTVETTPKTISTPESAPKIPFPKQTSLSRVRCFKCQGFGHFQNACPNKRNIALREAIVVRDELYDEEERLGDVFNFEEREEEGNDRDVETYDAPNYDCALVLRALQTQSTPIEAKQRNQIFHTKCQVKDKWCSLIIDGGSCTSVASTKMLDKLGLDTIAHPKPYTLHWLDDGNKVKVTKQVKVALTMGSYDDNILCDVVPMDACHILLGRPWQFDRIVIHRGRSNEYELVDKGKKLVLRPMAPSAVRSLGTPQRRTASMTMFASEQEVGEVLKEGGCVYLTVVDEAPKVGIKDAQLAALLKEFEDVFPEDLPSGLPPIRGIEHQIDLIPGAALPNKAAYRCNPTETKDLQRQIEELMERGYVRESMSPCAVPTLLVPKKDGSWRMCIDSRAVNNITIKYRFPIPRLDDMLDELHGSEIFSKIDLRSGYHQIRMREGDEWKTAFKTKHGLYEWTVMPFGLTNAPSTFMRLMNEVLKPFLGKFVVVYLDDILVYSQSKEDHFKHLRKVFETLRGQKLYGKKEKCSFLVESVIFLGYVVSKDGVSVDQAKIEAIKSWPTPKSVTEVRSFQGLASFYRRFIKDFSTITSPITECLKKGTFVWTEAAQKAFETIIQRLCEAPILALPDFTQPFEVECDASGVGIGAVLVQGKRPIAYFSEKLSGARLKYYTYDKEFYAIVRALNHWSHYLRPNHFILHSDHESLKYINGPQKLSLRHAKWVEFLQSFHFSSKYKDGKSNVVADALS, from the exons aTGGATCCCGATAATCCTAATCTCCTTCAAAGTCTTATAGAAGCACTGCAAAATCTTTTGGAACTTAGCCCACGTGGAACAGCACGTCGAGGTGAACAAAGTCGAGAAGAATTCAAAGTAAGTGAACTACCCGAGTTTGTGGGAGGCACGGATCCCGAGGATTACCTCGAATGGGAGAGGAAAATTGAACGGATGTTTGAGTTCAAGGACCTGGATGACGAGAAGT GCTTTAAGGTAAAACGTGCCCGGGCAGGAAAGGAAAAGATATCCTCTTGGGAATCTCTCAAAAGGAAGCTACGCAAGAGATACGCCCCAGCCACGTATAGGCTCACGACGTATCGCAAGATTGCTGAGTTGACTGAAGAGAGGAGCAGTGTCTCAGATTACATAAATGAGTTTGAAAATCTTACTTTGATGGGAGGATTAGAGGAAAGTGAAGACTTGAAGATGGCTCGATTCCTTCGTGGACTAAATCGTAACATAGCCAATTCAGTTGAATTACAATCTTACGCTGACTTCGATTCCTTATGTAATCTATGTCTCAAGGTCGAAGCTCAAGGGAAGGCCAAGCTCACCCCAACTCATGGTGAGGGTAGTCGAAGCTGGAGGAGCGAAGGACAATCAAAGGGAAGTCCGAGTAGTCGTACGGTTGAGACTACACCTAAGACGATTTCCACCCCTGAGTCCGCTCCCAAGATACCCTTTCCTAAGCAGACAAGTTTATCTAGAGTACGGTGTTTCAAATGCCAAGGATTTGGGCATTTTCAGAATGCGTGCCCAAATAAGAGAAATATTGCACTAAGGGAAGCTATTGTCGTTCGAGACGAGTTGTATGATGAAGAAgaacgattgggtgatgtgttcaaCTTCGAAGAAAGAGAAGAGGAAGGGAACGATAGAGATGTCGAAACTTATGACGCTCCTAACTATGATTGTGCTTTAGTTCTTCGTGCTTTGCAGACTCAATCCACACCAATTGAGGCAAAACAAAGGAACCAGATTTTTCACACCAAATGTCAAGTGAAGGACAAGTGGTGTAGCCTAATCatcgatggagggagttgtaccagCGTTGCTTCTACAAAGATGTTGGACAAATTGGGATTGGATACCATAGCTCATCCCAAACCATATACGTTACATTGGCTTGATGACGGGAACAAGGTGAAGGTCACCAAACAAGTCAAAGTAGCGTTAACAATGGGCTCCTATGACGACAATATCTTGTGTGACGTAGTGCCAATGGATGCATGCCACATACTCTTGGGGCGTCCGTGGCAATTCGATCGCATTGTCATACACCGTGGCCGAAGCAACGAATATGAATTGGTCGACAAGGGTAAGAAGCTTGTCCTAAGACCGATGGCACCTAGTGCTGTCCGTTCTTTGGGCACCCCACAAAGGAGAACCGCAAGCATGACCATGTTTGCAAGTGAGCAAGAAGTTGGTGAAGTCTTAAAGGAAGGTGGTTGTGTCTATCTTACGGTGGTCGACGAGGCACCAAAAGTTGGGATCAAGGATGCCCAGCTAGCGGCGCTCTTAAAGGAATTCGAGGACGTTTTCCCTGAAGATTTACCATCGGGATTGCCGCCTATTCGCGGGATCGAACATCAAATCGATCTCATTCCTGGAGCTGCGTTACCTAACAAAGCAGCCTATCGATGCAACCCAACAGAGACCAAGGATTTGCAGCGCCAAATCGAGGAGCTAATGGAACGAGGCTATGTTCGTGAAAGCATGAGTCCATGTGCCGTTCCTACTCTTCTTGTCCCGAAAAAGGATGggagttggcggatgtgcatcgaTAGTCGAGCCGtgaacaacataactatcaagTACCGTTTCCCGATTCCAAGACTTGATGACATGCTTGATGAGTTGCATGGCTCCgagatcttttctaagatcgacctGAGGAGTGGCTATCATCAGATACGAATGCGGGAAGGTGACGAATGGAAAACCGCGTTCAAGACCAAACATGGGTTGTACGAATGGACTGTCATGCCATTCGGGTTAACCAACGCTCCGAGTACTTTCATGCGGCTCATGAACGAGGTACTCAAACCATTCTTGGGAAAATTTGTGGTTGTTTATTtagatgatatcttggtttacagTCAAAGCAAAGAAGATCACTTCAAACACCTTCGCAAAGTGTTCGAAACTCTCCGAGGACAAAAGCTATATGGaaagaaggagaaatgttcattCTTGGTCGAGAGTGTCATATTTCTCGGCTATGTGGTTTCTAAAGATGGAGTTTCAGTGGACCAAGCAAAGATCGAGGCCATTAAGTCATGGCCTACGCCTAAGTCCGTCACAGAGGTTCGGTCTTTCCAAGGACTTGCTTCGTTCTATCgaagattcataaaagatttcAGCACCATCACAAGTCCCATCACcgagtgtttaaaaaagggaacattTGTATGGACCGAGGCTGCTCAAAAGGCTTTCGAGACGATTATCCAACGGCTTTGTGAAGCACCGATACTAGCACTTCCCGATTTTACTCAACCCTTCGAGGTAGAGTGTGATGCAAGCGGTGTTGGAATTGGAGCTGTGTTGGTCCAAGGAAAGCGACCCATTGCTTATTTTTCCGAGAAGCTAAGTGGAGCTCGGCTCAAGTATTACACATATGATAAGGAGTTCTACGCCATAGTGAGAGCACTCAACCATTGGAGCCACTATCTTCGCCCAAATCACTTCATTCTACATTCGGACCATGAATCCTTAAAATACATTAATGGACCGCAGAAGTTGAGCTtaagacatgccaaatgggttgaaTTTCTTCAATCCTTTCATTTCTCTTCGAAATATAAGGATGGCAAAAGCAATGTGGTGGCCGACGCTCTTTCCTGA